The proteins below come from a single Gossypium raimondii isolate GPD5lz chromosome 2, ASM2569854v1, whole genome shotgun sequence genomic window:
- the LOC105787876 gene encoding ABC transporter F family member 5, giving the protein MDLSTKFHRLDLRSTFFTSLRPSLTRNSSSVVSPKTLKFRPTKVNAQVSTLSVETSVKEPQNDIESLFSTNTVEEIDRKRGNKQSNTGASGISSGVKLENISKSYKGVTVLKNVNWEVKKGEKVGLVGVNGAGKTTQMRIITGQEEPDSGNVIKAKPNMKVAFLNQEFQVSMSRTVREEFMSAFKEEMEISERLERVQKAIEGSTEDLELMGRLLDEFDLLQRRAQAVDLDEVDAKVSKLMPELGFSPEDSDRLVASFSSGWQMRMSLGKILLQEPDLLLLDEPTNHLDLDTIEWLEGYLKKQDVPMVIISHDRAFLDQLCTKIVETDMGVSRTFEGNYSQYVEAKAAWIETQYAAWEKQQKEIEQTRDLISRLGAGANSGRASSAEKKLERLQEEGQIEKPFQRKQMKIRFPERGRSGRSVVTIKNLEFGYEDELLFNRANLAIERGEKIAVIGPNGCGKSTLLKLIMHLEKPRGGEVILGEHNVLPNYFEQNQAEALDLDKTVLQTVEEVAEDWRIDDIKGLLGRCNFKADMLDRKVSLLSGGEKARLAFCKFMVKPSTLLILDEPTNHLDIPSKEMLEEAIREYSGTVITVSHDRYFIRQIVNRVVEVKDGHLQDYAGDYNYYLEKNLEARVKELEREADLEEKAPKLKAKSKMSKAEKEARKKQKMQAFQAAKQKSKGMKNSKRWK; this is encoded by the exons ATGGACCTATCCACGAAATTCCATCGCTTAGACCTTCGTTCAACATTCTTCACCTCTCTACGACCCTCTTTAACCCGGAATTCCTCATCGGTCGTTTCTCCCAAAACCCTTAAATTTAGACCCACTAAAGTAAATGCCCAAGTTTCCACTCTCAGTGTTGAAACCTCCGTTAAAGAACCTCAAAACGACATTGAGTCATTGTTTTCAACCAACACAGTTGAAGAGATTGATCGAAAGCGTGGCAACAAACAATCCAACACCGGCGCTTCTGGTATTTCCTCCGGTGTAAAGCTCGAAAATATTAGCAAAAGCTATAAAGGAGTTACGGTTTTGAAAAACGTGAATTGGGAAGTGAAAAAAGGCGAGAAAGTTGGATTGGTTGGAGTAAACGGGGCAGGGAAAACCACCCAAATGAGAATTATAACGGGGCAAGAAGAACCCGATTCGGGGAACGTTATAAAAGCCAAGCCCAATATGAAAGTTGCGTTTTTGAACCAAGAATTCCAAGTTTCAATGAGTAGGACGGTGAGGGAGGAGTTTATGAGTGCCTTTAAAGAGGAAATGGAGATTTCTGAGAGGTTAGAGAGGGTTCAAAAGGCGATAGAAGGATCTACAGAGGATTTGGAGTTGATGGGAAGGCTTTTGGACGAGTTTGATTTGTTGCAAAGGAGAGCTCAGGCTGTGGATTTGGATGAGGTTGATGCTAAGGTTAGCAAGTTAATGCCAGAGCTAGGGTTTTCCCCTGAGGATTCAGATAGGTTGGTTGCCAGTTTTAGTAGCGGGTGGCAGATGAGGATGTCACTTGGAAAGATTTTGCTGCAG GAGCCTGATTTATTGCTTTTGGATGAGCCTACAAATCACCTTGACCTTGATACAATTGAGTGGCTTGAAGGATATCTAAAAAAGCAAGATGTGCCAATGgtcattatatctcatgataGAGCTTTTCTAGATCAGTTGTGTACGAAGATTGTGGAGACCGATATGGGTGTTTCCAGGACGTTTGAGGGTAATTATTCTCAGTATGTTGAAGCGAAGGCAGCATGGATTGAAACTCAGTATGCTGCGTGGGAGAAGCAGCAGAAGGAGATTGAGCAGACAAGAGACTTGATAAGCCGATTAGGTGCTGGGGCAAATTCTGGCCGAGCTTCTTCTGCCGAAAAG AAGCTGGAGAGGCTTCAGGAAGAGGGTCAAATAGAGAAGCCATTTCAACGGAAACAAATGAAGATCAGGTTCCCTGAGCGTGGAAGAAGTGGTAGATCTGTTGTTACTATTAAGAATCTGGAATTTGGTTACGAGGATGAG CTGCTATTTAATAGGGCAAATCTTGCAATTGAAAGAGGAGAGAAAATTGCCGTTATTGGTCCAAATGGTTGTGGAAAGAGTACTTTACTGAAACTGATAATGCATTTAGAGAAACCGAGAGGCGGTGAAGTGATCCTTGGGGAGCATAATGTTCTACCAAATTATTTTGAGCAGAATCAG GCTGAGGCTCTTGATTTGGATAAAACGGTGCTTCAGACGGTGGAAGAGGTTGCAGAGGACTGGAGAATTGATGATATTAAGGGACTCCTTGGTCGTTGCAACTTCAAAGCCGATATGCTTGACAGGAAGGTTTCCCTTTTGAGTGGTGGTGAGAAG GCGCGTCTTGCTTTCTGcaaattcatggtaaaaccaTCGACCCTACTGATTTTGGATGAACCAACTAATCATCTGGATATACCCTCAAAAGAGATGCTAGAG GAGGCAATTAGGGAATACAGTGGCACTGTCATTACTGTTTCGCATGACCGATACTTCATTCGGCAGATAGTCAACAGAGTAGTGGAAGTAAAAGATGGCCATTTGCAGGACTATGCAGGCGACTACAAT TATTATCTGGAGAAGAACCTCGAGGCAAGGGTAAAGGAGCTTGAGCGTGAGGCGGATCTTGAAGAGAAAGCTCCCAAACTGAAAGCCAAATCAAAGATGTCAAAG GCGGAGAAGGAAGCtcgaaagaaacaaaagatgCAGGCTTTTCAAGCGGCTAAACAAAAGTCAAAAGGGATGAAGAATTCCAAGagatggaaatga
- the LOC105787877 gene encoding uncharacterized protein LOC105787877 translates to MPQTKMIPPRFNRTCPNSKPPLSYTQLQIPHPFALFFSPYFNSSLQILRMNKSRTRRYTLFLLWLIILSHQIRPVVCEGNQYNEEKPSLFQLVSNTFSLLKKSHQSSWEKVKTIIHEFQLQFTPPSLDFRGTGGKDPGKASDGTGEKVKEAVKDSIETSEAIAEETAKTAAEAVHKTDEKVKESASSKPDDSHEEL, encoded by the exons ATGCCTCAAACCAAGATGATACCACCACGTTTCAATAGAACGTGTCCAAACTCGAAACCACCCCTTAGCTATACACAGCTGCAAATACCGCATCCttttgccctttttttttccccctattttaattctagtttacaaattttaagaatgaacaaatcaagaacaagaCGCTACACATTGTTTCTCCTTTGGTTAATCATCCTATCTCATCAAATCCGACCAGTTGTTTGTGAAGGAAACCAGTACAACGAAGAGAAACCATCATTGTTCCAGTTGGTCTCAAACACCTTTTCTTTGTTGAAGAAATCCCATCAAAGTTCATGGGAAAAGGTCAAAACCATCATCCATGAGTTCCAGTTGCAGTTCACTCCTCCAAGTCTAGA TTTTAGAGGCACAGGAGGGAAAGACCCAGGTAAGGCTAGTGATGGAACAGGAGAGAAGGTGAAAGAAGCAGTGAAGGACAGCATTGAAACAAGTGAAGCAATAGCTGAAGAAACTGCAAAAACTGCTGCAGAAGCTGTCCACAAAACTGATGAGAAGGTGAAAGAGAGTGCTTCTTCTAAACCAGACGATTCTCATGAGGAACTGTAA